A stretch of the Marinobacter sp. JH2 genome encodes the following:
- a CDS encoding DUF932 domain-containing protein gives MAHLIEQMAYVGQTPWHGLGNELTSNQPLEVWARQAGLDWQIQESPVRYVTNAGSPLGEILSYPDSKVLYRSDTKAPLSVVGNRFKVVQPEEILEFYRDLTEVSGFELETAGVLKGGRKMWALARTGQSGVLKGNDQTNAYVLLATACDGTMATTAQFTSIRVVCNNTLAVALKDSTANAVKVKHNTAFDADLVKKQLGISVSAWDDFMYRLKTLSERKVKTTEARNYFLKVFTDDSGTGVGKTHERSMAKVLSLYEGEGMGATLASSDGTAYGLLNAVTEFIDHQRRAKTVDHRLDSAWFGNGASIKNRALEQAMSLVA, from the coding sequence ATGGCTCATCTGATCGAGCAAATGGCCTACGTTGGCCAAACCCCTTGGCATGGCCTGGGGAATGAACTCACCTCCAATCAACCACTCGAAGTCTGGGCCAGGCAGGCCGGCCTCGACTGGCAGATCCAGGAAAGCCCTGTTCGCTACGTGACTAATGCCGGAAGCCCGCTGGGCGAGATCTTGTCCTACCCGGATTCCAAGGTGCTGTATCGCTCGGATACCAAAGCGCCGCTGTCTGTCGTCGGTAACAGGTTCAAGGTGGTGCAGCCGGAAGAAATACTGGAGTTCTACCGGGATCTCACCGAGGTCTCCGGCTTTGAGCTGGAAACAGCCGGTGTCCTGAAAGGTGGCCGGAAAATGTGGGCGCTGGCCCGTACCGGCCAATCGGGCGTGCTCAAGGGCAACGATCAAACTAATGCCTACGTCCTGTTGGCCACAGCCTGTGATGGCACCATGGCCACCACGGCTCAGTTCACCAGCATACGGGTGGTGTGTAACAACACCCTGGCTGTGGCCCTGAAGGATTCCACGGCCAATGCAGTGAAGGTGAAGCACAACACGGCGTTCGATGCAGACCTGGTGAAGAAGCAACTCGGCATTTCCGTTTCTGCCTGGGACGATTTCATGTACCGCCTGAAAACCCTGAGCGAGCGGAAGGTGAAAACCACTGAGGCCAGGAATTACTTCCTGAAAGTATTCACCGACGATTCCGGAACCGGCGTTGGCAAAACCCACGAGCGGTCCATGGCCAAGGTTCTGTCCTTGTATGAAGGGGAGGGCATGGGCGCAACGCTGGCATCGTCGGATGGCACTGCCTATGGCTTGCTGAACGCAGTCACCGAGTTTATTGACCATCAACGCCGCGCCAAAACCGTTGACCACCGGCTGGATTCCGCCTGGTTCGGTAATGGCGCTTCCATCAAAAACCGCGCCCTCGAACAGGCCATGTCACTTGTGGCCTGA
- a CDS encoding CusA/CzcA family heavy metal efflux RND transporter, with translation MFNRVVDWAVQNRLLVLIALAVLIATAAFQIPKLNLDAFPDVTNVQVAVNTEAPGLAAEEVEQLITYPIEAVMYALPDVEEVRSISKTGLSGVTVVFKEGSDIYFARQLVFERLQAARELIPDGVGVPEMGPNTSGLGQVYQYLLIADPDSGYDAMELRSLHDWLVKLLLIPAEGVTEILSFGGEVRQYQVNLNPARMLSYDLSQNDVMDALENNNSNVGGWYMGRGQEQLVIRGMGWLGNGEQGLEQIRQVPVKTSDGITVTVSDVAQVALGTEIRQGAVTMTRKDEDGQVEQLGEVVSGIVLKRMGANTKATIDGIEARIDRINQALPSGVRFEPYYNQADLVTKAVETVTNALLLAFVFIAIVLALFLMNLRATTLVLLSIPISIGIALMIMAWFGLSANLMSLGGIAVAIGMLVDGSVVMVENMFKHLTHPDAEHDARRDELVKNDPDPLDASHDDHGIALRLQEAGREVARPIFFATAIILVVFMPLFSFEGVEAKLFQPMAISIMLAIVSAVIVALVVVPALASFMFRKGIRERESFILKPLEKLYRKGLDWSLKHTRSVVGAAAVLVVLAALVVPRLGTEFVPELEEGTINLRVTLAPSSSLDTALEVAPKLEAMLMEFPEVTYALSRAGRAEIGGDPEPVNNIEIYIGLKPTAEWTSASNRYELQALIEEKLEQHPGLLFNFSQPIATRVDELLSGVRAQLAIKLFGPDLDVLAEKGQQIEAAVRTVQGTRDVAMEQIAGEAQLVVQPDRQALSRYGLAVSDVMSVVRDGLGGAAAGQIINGNERYDIYVRLAKRFREDRDAIADFRLQAPSGAWVRLGDVADVSIESGPPQVRRDDVQRRVVIQSNVQGRDMGSVVADIQDTIATEVNLPPGYSVDIGGQFENQQRAQKRLTIVVPVSLGLIALLLYFAFSSVGQALLILVNVPLAVIGGVFSLWISGQYLSVPSSVGFITLFGVAVLNGVVMVESINQRIQDGLNVDTAVFEGAVSRLRPVLMTAITSALGLIPMLLSTGVGAEIQKPLASVIVGGLVTATFLTLFVLPALFTRFSRAKLDDMQR, from the coding sequence ATGTTCAACCGAGTTGTCGACTGGGCGGTTCAGAACCGCCTGTTGGTTCTTATTGCGCTTGCAGTGCTTATCGCCACGGCCGCGTTTCAGATCCCAAAACTGAATCTTGATGCTTTCCCTGACGTTACAAACGTCCAGGTCGCTGTTAATACAGAGGCGCCCGGACTTGCGGCCGAGGAAGTCGAGCAACTGATCACCTATCCCATTGAAGCGGTGATGTATGCGTTGCCGGATGTTGAGGAGGTTCGGTCCATCTCCAAAACCGGGTTGTCTGGTGTCACCGTGGTCTTTAAAGAGGGCTCGGATATCTATTTCGCGCGCCAACTGGTGTTCGAGCGGTTGCAGGCCGCGCGGGAGCTGATTCCGGACGGGGTCGGGGTGCCTGAAATGGGCCCGAATACGTCCGGTCTCGGCCAGGTCTACCAGTACTTGCTGATAGCGGACCCGGATTCGGGGTACGACGCAATGGAATTACGCAGCTTGCACGACTGGCTGGTCAAGCTGTTGCTGATACCTGCTGAAGGGGTAACAGAGATTCTGTCGTTTGGCGGAGAGGTCCGCCAGTACCAGGTCAATCTGAACCCGGCGCGAATGCTGTCCTATGACTTATCACAGAACGACGTCATGGACGCCCTGGAGAACAACAACTCCAATGTTGGGGGCTGGTATATGGGCCGTGGACAGGAGCAGTTGGTTATTCGCGGTATGGGCTGGCTGGGTAATGGCGAGCAGGGGCTGGAGCAGATCCGTCAAGTGCCCGTTAAAACCAGTGATGGCATTACAGTGACGGTGAGCGATGTCGCCCAGGTAGCGCTGGGCACTGAAATTCGCCAGGGTGCGGTGACCATGACCCGGAAGGATGAAGACGGTCAGGTTGAACAACTGGGTGAAGTGGTTTCTGGCATTGTACTCAAACGAATGGGGGCCAATACAAAAGCCACCATCGACGGCATCGAGGCCCGCATTGATCGCATAAATCAGGCGCTTCCGAGTGGGGTTCGTTTTGAGCCCTATTACAACCAGGCGGATCTGGTGACCAAGGCCGTAGAGACGGTGACCAATGCACTTCTGTTGGCTTTTGTGTTTATTGCGATCGTGCTTGCCCTGTTTCTGATGAATCTTCGGGCAACAACGCTCGTGCTGCTTTCTATACCGATTTCTATCGGTATTGCGCTGATGATCATGGCCTGGTTCGGTCTCTCGGCCAACTTGATGTCTCTGGGCGGCATTGCTGTGGCAATTGGCATGCTGGTGGACGGCTCTGTTGTTATGGTCGAGAACATGTTCAAACATCTGACGCATCCGGATGCTGAGCATGACGCCCGTCGGGATGAATTGGTGAAAAACGACCCTGACCCATTGGACGCGTCACACGATGACCATGGCATTGCGCTTCGACTGCAGGAGGCAGGCCGGGAAGTGGCGCGACCAATTTTTTTCGCGACGGCGATTATCCTGGTCGTTTTCATGCCTTTATTCAGCTTTGAAGGTGTGGAAGCCAAGCTTTTTCAGCCAATGGCGATCAGCATAATGTTGGCCATCGTGTCCGCTGTGATCGTTGCTCTGGTGGTTGTGCCGGCCTTGGCATCGTTTATGTTTCGCAAGGGTATTCGGGAGCGGGAAAGTTTCATTTTAAAGCCCCTCGAAAAGCTTTATCGCAAGGGCCTTGACTGGTCGTTGAAACACACCCGCTCTGTTGTCGGTGCAGCAGCTGTCCTTGTTGTGCTGGCGGCCTTGGTCGTGCCGCGACTCGGTACTGAGTTTGTCCCCGAATTGGAAGAGGGGACCATTAACCTCCGGGTAACGCTAGCCCCCTCATCAAGCCTTGATACCGCGCTTGAAGTGGCGCCGAAACTGGAGGCCATGCTGATGGAATTTCCAGAGGTGACCTACGCCCTGTCCCGGGCTGGCCGAGCGGAAATAGGCGGCGATCCGGAACCAGTCAATAACATCGAGATATATATTGGTCTCAAACCAACAGCCGAGTGGACCAGCGCCAGTAATCGCTATGAATTGCAGGCTTTGATTGAGGAGAAGCTCGAACAACACCCGGGGCTACTGTTTAACTTTTCTCAGCCTATCGCGACTCGGGTTGATGAATTGCTGTCAGGTGTCCGCGCGCAACTGGCCATCAAACTCTTTGGCCCGGATCTCGACGTACTGGCGGAGAAAGGCCAGCAGATTGAAGCGGCGGTCCGAACAGTTCAGGGAACACGAGACGTGGCCATGGAGCAGATTGCTGGTGAAGCGCAGTTGGTGGTTCAGCCTGACCGTCAGGCACTATCCCGGTACGGACTTGCCGTGTCTGATGTGATGAGTGTCGTCCGGGATGGACTGGGTGGTGCCGCCGCGGGCCAGATCATCAACGGAAATGAGCGGTACGATATCTATGTGCGTCTGGCCAAACGTTTCCGGGAAGACCGGGATGCCATTGCCGATTTCAGGTTACAGGCGCCGTCTGGAGCCTGGGTGAGACTCGGTGATGTGGCCGATGTGTCTATTGAGTCCGGCCCGCCTCAGGTGCGCCGCGATGACGTTCAGCGCCGTGTGGTCATTCAGTCTAATGTGCAGGGTCGTGACATGGGCAGTGTGGTTGCCGATATTCAGGATACCATCGCGACAGAAGTGAACCTTCCCCCCGGCTATTCGGTGGATATTGGTGGTCAGTTTGAAAACCAGCAACGAGCTCAGAAGCGATTGACCATTGTGGTACCTGTATCTCTGGGCCTGATCGCGCTGTTGCTGTACTTTGCTTTCAGTTCGGTTGGTCAAGCGCTGTTGATTCTGGTCAACGTGCCGCTTGCCGTTATTGGTGGCGTCTTTTCACTCTGGATCTCCGGCCAGTATCTTTCGGTGCCCAGTTCCGTTGGATTTATCACACTGTTTGGTGTGGCGGTGCTTAACGGGGTCGTAATGGTCGAAAGCATCAATCAGCGAATACAGGATGGGTTGAACGTGGATACTGCGGTGTTTGAAGGTGCCGTCTCCCGTTTGCGTCCTGTCTTGATGACAGCAATAACCTCGGCACTCGGTTTGATACCGATGCTATTGTCGACGGGCGTGGGTGCGGAAATCCAGAAGCCATTGGCCAGCGTGATTGTAGGTGGTCTCGTGACTGCGACTTTCCTAACGCTTTTTGTTTTGCCGGCTCTATTCACGCGCTTCTCAAGGGCTAAACTCGATGATATGCAACGGTAG
- a CDS encoding TorF family putative porin yields the protein MKRRISTKDCLLSVGLLVTLQAVPLIASAGVSANLGITSNYLFRGVTQTDGSTATQGGLDYEHASGLYVGGWGSNVDFGDGTSYELDLYAGFSGVIEDIGYDVGYIYYSYPDAPESIDFGEIYGELSYSIVSIGVAYTANSDVSGEGLFVPGDIYYYASVDVPLEDDFSTGVLIGYYDFTDDGKASIGEASYGHAAVNVTKDAGSFGAFSVNLEYADIDSSNALGSVNSDDPKFWLGWTKSF from the coding sequence ATGAAAAGACGTATCTCGACTAAAGATTGTTTGCTAAGTGTTGGTTTGCTCGTAACTCTCCAAGCGGTCCCGTTAATTGCCAGCGCAGGTGTTAGTGCTAATTTGGGCATAACAAGCAACTACTTATTTCGCGGTGTGACACAAACAGATGGCTCAACGGCGACGCAAGGCGGGCTTGACTACGAACATGCGTCGGGGCTTTATGTTGGCGGCTGGGGCTCCAATGTGGATTTCGGCGATGGGACGAGCTACGAGCTTGATCTTTATGCTGGCTTCTCCGGTGTAATTGAGGATATCGGTTACGATGTTGGCTACATTTATTACTCTTACCCTGATGCTCCTGAATCTATTGATTTTGGCGAAATATACGGAGAGTTGAGTTACAGCATTGTATCTATAGGTGTTGCTTACACAGCAAACAGCGACGTAAGCGGCGAAGGGCTGTTCGTTCCAGGCGATATCTATTATTACGCATCAGTTGATGTGCCACTGGAAGACGATTTCAGCACAGGTGTTTTGATTGGCTATTATGATTTCACTGATGATGGCAAGGCGTCTATTGGCGAGGCGAGCTACGGACATGCAGCTGTTAACGTCACCAAAGATGCGGGAAGCTTTGGAGCTTTTAGTGTTAATCTGGAGTACGCTGATATCGATTCAAGTAACGCACTTGGTTCGGTCAATTCGGACGACCCGAAGTTTTGGCTGGGCTGGACTAAGTCTTTTTAA
- a CDS encoding TolC family protein, whose product MSEAKVEGSDTWADPVIKYGIAPETLEGPNTVGHRFEVSQQLPWPDHLSASRKAAEAGMLAAQQETQWLIRQLTARVKEAYAYWWYTNEAINLHHETRALVEQLATVTEQRLDYGIGSQSEMLRVKTELDTLDARLVELQAEKAGLASDLIPLLGRRPTGASLQLTEASETLLFADGQLEPDHPLIRAAEAREAEARARLDVAEVDRRPTFTANAGYNSLWADERKRWVVGIGVRIPFSGQRQHSAVRKATAEASQKRWLATQAQREWRASIAKLRASVEAGHGRLNILNERHLPNQRAHWEASLNELASGTGRLEDAINSARQLTGVKLRRAGVIRDLYSASAGYEALIPVRTINALN is encoded by the coding sequence ATGTCAGAAGCCAAAGTGGAGGGCTCAGATACTTGGGCCGACCCGGTCATCAAGTATGGCATTGCGCCTGAAACTCTAGAGGGACCTAATACAGTTGGGCATCGCTTTGAGGTAAGCCAGCAGCTGCCCTGGCCGGATCATCTGTCGGCGTCTCGCAAGGCAGCGGAGGCCGGAATGCTTGCCGCCCAGCAGGAGACTCAGTGGCTAATAAGGCAGCTGACAGCTCGCGTTAAGGAGGCGTATGCATATTGGTGGTATACCAATGAAGCGATCAATCTCCATCATGAGACACGCGCTTTGGTAGAGCAACTGGCCACCGTAACGGAACAGAGGCTTGACTATGGCATCGGCTCGCAAAGTGAAATGCTCAGGGTCAAAACGGAGTTGGACACTCTAGATGCCAGACTAGTAGAGCTGCAAGCGGAAAAGGCCGGGCTAGCCAGCGACCTGATTCCTCTGCTTGGGCGTCGTCCGACGGGGGCCAGTTTGCAACTGACGGAGGCATCTGAAACGCTTCTGTTCGCCGATGGACAGTTGGAACCAGATCATCCGCTGATTCGGGCAGCCGAGGCAAGGGAAGCCGAGGCGCGCGCGCGGCTGGATGTTGCCGAAGTCGATCGTAGACCTACGTTCACAGCTAATGCCGGCTATAACAGCCTGTGGGCTGACGAGAGAAAACGTTGGGTCGTCGGCATTGGCGTTCGGATTCCATTTAGTGGGCAGCGCCAGCACAGCGCCGTTCGAAAGGCGACTGCCGAAGCCTCACAAAAACGATGGCTGGCCACTCAGGCTCAGCGGGAATGGCGGGCTTCGATCGCTAAACTGAGGGCAAGCGTTGAGGCCGGCCATGGTCGCCTGAACATCCTCAACGAGCGACACTTGCCAAACCAGCGCGCGCACTGGGAAGCCAGTCTGAACGAGCTGGCCAGTGGCACTGGCAGACTGGAGGACGCAATAAATAGCGCAAGACAGCTTACTGGGGTCAAACTCCGTCGAGCTGGGGTGATCCGTGATCTATATAGTGCCTCGGCCGGATACGAAGCCCTGATACCGGTGCGTACTATCAATGCGTTAAATTAA
- a CDS encoding YqaJ viral recombinase family protein encodes MGMSANVLPKQRPALRLVSTKGLSRDEWLKVRKQGIGSSDAAAAVGMNPYQSQLELWMVKTGRDAGMPKPDSDDPESPVYWGHILEPIVAEQYSRQTGRKVRRVNAVLQHPDPDKHWMLANLDYSVVADDEVQVLECKTAGEFGARLWKDGVPDYIQCQVQHQLAVTGKQAADVCVLLCGQSLKIFRIERNEELIEALITLERQFWDYVETDTPPPMDGTASAERALRHLYPEDQGETLDFSDSKELADAFSELLAIRSEMETLKSTESHLKQRIQSHMGEASKATFPDGCVSWKRSKDSVGLNVKQLLKDQPELLEQYPLTKPGSRRFLIHA; translated from the coding sequence ATGGGCATGAGCGCAAACGTACTTCCCAAGCAACGGCCAGCACTGCGGCTGGTTTCAACCAAAGGCCTCAGCCGTGACGAATGGCTGAAAGTCCGTAAACAAGGCATTGGCAGTAGTGATGCTGCGGCAGCGGTGGGTATGAATCCCTACCAGTCTCAGCTGGAGCTCTGGATGGTCAAAACCGGTCGAGATGCCGGCATGCCAAAACCGGACTCTGATGATCCGGAATCACCGGTCTACTGGGGCCATATCCTGGAACCCATTGTGGCTGAGCAGTACAGCCGACAAACCGGGCGTAAGGTCCGGCGAGTGAATGCGGTGCTGCAGCATCCTGATCCGGACAAGCACTGGATGTTGGCCAACCTGGATTATTCCGTGGTGGCCGATGACGAAGTGCAAGTCCTGGAATGCAAAACCGCTGGAGAGTTTGGGGCGCGTCTCTGGAAAGACGGTGTGCCCGACTACATCCAGTGCCAAGTTCAGCACCAGCTGGCAGTCACGGGCAAGCAGGCTGCGGATGTCTGTGTGTTGCTGTGTGGCCAGTCACTCAAGATCTTCCGAATCGAGCGAAACGAAGAGCTAATCGAAGCGTTGATCACACTGGAACGCCAGTTTTGGGATTACGTGGAGACGGATACGCCACCCCCGATGGATGGCACGGCGTCGGCAGAACGTGCGCTGCGACATCTCTATCCCGAAGACCAAGGCGAGACCCTGGACTTCAGTGATAGCAAGGAGCTGGCCGATGCCTTCAGCGAACTGCTGGCGATTCGCTCTGAAATGGAAACCCTCAAGTCAACTGAATCCCATCTGAAGCAGCGCATTCAAAGCCACATGGGCGAGGCCTCTAAGGCCACGTTCCCGGATGGCTGCGTGAGCTGGAAACGGAGCAAGGATTCCGTGGGGCTCAACGTCAAACAGCTACTGAAAGACCAGCCGGAATTGCTGGAGCAGTATCCCCTCACCAAGCCGGGCAGTCGTCGGTTTCTGATCCATGCCTAA
- a CDS encoding efflux RND transporter periplasmic adaptor subunit: protein MKKTLISVFVLTLFIAPPSLVQAEEDAHNEAGHDHAAGGDDHREGTGEEDEHEGGHAEEREHEEEQGHGHEEESDGGHEESTTASINAKQKELAGIEVATLESKRVDYEIYAPGELLTNGYTSYHVSPRVASVVLRRHVELGEHVTKGQQLVTLFSETVAQAQADYRKAFPEWERISGLGRSVVGDQRFNTAKANIEAARATLLAYGLNDDDIGALKASGVGSLGEYTLRARVDGAVLTDEFEQGQRVEAGQPLVTLANESELWVEAHLPANSDIVLKQGAEAEVRVAGRVAVATVSQEAHTIDAVTRTRIVRLELDNPEDRFHPGMFADVYFLFKTTEPVLAVPESALMRGADGDWTVYVEEAEGEYEPVEVELGRAIGGLREISGLTAGQRIVSRGAFFVASEIAKGGFDPHNH, encoded by the coding sequence ATGAAAAAAACTCTGATTTCAGTATTTGTATTGACGCTGTTTATAGCTCCCCCTTCATTGGTGCAGGCCGAGGAAGATGCGCATAACGAGGCGGGCCATGATCATGCCGCCGGTGGCGACGATCATCGAGAAGGTACCGGTGAAGAGGATGAGCATGAGGGCGGGCATGCTGAAGAACGTGAGCATGAAGAGGAACAAGGTCATGGCCACGAAGAGGAGAGCGATGGTGGTCATGAAGAATCAACTACCGCAAGCATCAATGCCAAACAGAAAGAGCTCGCCGGCATTGAGGTAGCAACCCTCGAGAGCAAGCGCGTTGACTATGAAATCTACGCTCCCGGTGAGCTGCTGACCAACGGCTATACCAGCTATCACGTGTCCCCCCGGGTTGCCTCGGTGGTGTTGAGACGTCACGTGGAATTGGGTGAGCACGTAACCAAAGGTCAGCAACTGGTAACCCTGTTCAGTGAGACGGTGGCACAGGCGCAGGCTGATTACAGGAAGGCTTTTCCTGAATGGGAGCGAATCAGCGGGCTGGGTCGTTCCGTGGTTGGTGATCAGCGGTTCAATACGGCGAAAGCGAATATTGAAGCGGCGAGGGCGACTCTGCTTGCTTATGGGCTAAACGATGATGACATTGGTGCGTTGAAGGCCAGCGGCGTAGGTAGTCTCGGTGAATACACGCTCAGAGCTCGCGTGGATGGCGCAGTGCTGACCGATGAGTTTGAGCAAGGACAAAGAGTTGAGGCAGGCCAACCGCTGGTGACTCTGGCTAATGAAAGCGAACTTTGGGTAGAGGCTCACCTGCCAGCAAACTCCGACATTGTCCTTAAGCAAGGGGCCGAAGCGGAAGTAAGAGTTGCAGGCCGAGTAGCTGTGGCAACGGTATCCCAGGAAGCTCATACCATTGACGCTGTGACCCGCACGCGAATTGTTCGGTTGGAGCTGGACAATCCGGAAGATCGTTTTCATCCCGGAATGTTTGCAGATGTGTATTTCCTTTTTAAAACCACGGAGCCGGTGCTTGCGGTGCCGGAGAGTGCGTTGATGCGAGGCGCCGATGGCGACTGGACGGTCTATGTGGAAGAGGCTGAAGGGGAGTACGAGCCTGTGGAAGTGGAACTGGGTCGCGCAATTGGCGGACTCCGTGAAATTTCGGGCCTGACTGCGGGCCAACGGATCGTTTCGCGGGGCGCATTTTTTGTGGCCTCTGAAATTGCCAAAGGCGGCTTTGACCCACACAACCACTGA
- a CDS encoding ATP-binding protein → MPSTEAFRSIDKSTFMTAQKSIRKTVLQYGIAFSLLYFLLIFFSHTYVIEQLSNESRKHRLDKEVESFQTIIENEVPTPDEIGSMIDRFQLLLEHALVVEMKDGSIIASSNIDQTTLRMVSRKPAGFVEISQGADGLLGLKRGGGIDSPLSSVTILEMESGLAERSSGAHLTLLAASALLLVVLLALVGTTTYLALKPIEHIKEDMRRLQSGKQPRLNPDAPEEFSPLIKQFNNLLELASRRLDRHRRLNSDLSHMVKTSISANLAILSDTGSLPPSRDDIEFMASNLKDLSRSLNYRMSKADISGRQMGQTCLPIEIANNVISVMEKIFPDKSFRINTSLPNNFSWPMERQDLSELFGNLLENGGKWSQAEIDVSISQTDSGLTIEVADDGPGITPEAASKVMDRGSRLDETVSGFGLGLSIVSEILEDNFGRMNIGPSETGGARITVVLPFPE, encoded by the coding sequence GTGCCTTCAACTGAAGCCTTCCGCTCAATCGACAAAAGCACCTTCATGACAGCGCAGAAAAGCATCCGAAAAACTGTCCTCCAATATGGCATCGCTTTCAGCCTCTTGTATTTTTTACTAATTTTTTTCTCGCACACTTATGTAATAGAGCAGCTTTCGAACGAGTCCAGAAAACATCGCCTTGACAAGGAGGTGGAGAGTTTTCAAACCATCATTGAAAACGAAGTTCCGACGCCCGACGAGATTGGCAGCATGATTGATCGATTCCAATTGCTACTGGAGCACGCGCTCGTCGTCGAAATGAAAGACGGAAGCATCATTGCCAGTAGCAACATAGATCAAACAACGTTGCGCATGGTTTCAAGAAAGCCGGCGGGCTTTGTAGAAATATCCCAAGGTGCAGATGGCCTTCTTGGATTGAAACGAGGTGGCGGAATTGATAGTCCGCTTTCGTCAGTCACCATCCTGGAAATGGAAAGCGGACTCGCCGAGCGATCCAGTGGGGCTCACCTGACCTTGCTGGCTGCCTCCGCATTATTACTTGTTGTTCTCTTGGCTCTGGTAGGCACCACTACTTACCTCGCTTTGAAACCGATCGAACACATCAAGGAAGACATGAGGAGACTGCAATCTGGCAAACAACCTCGTTTGAATCCTGACGCACCAGAGGAGTTCAGTCCGCTGATCAAACAGTTCAATAACCTACTTGAACTAGCAAGTCGTCGCCTTGACCGCCACCGCCGCCTCAATTCCGATCTTTCTCACATGGTCAAGACCTCGATCTCTGCCAATCTCGCAATCTTGTCAGACACTGGTTCATTACCTCCGTCCCGCGACGACATAGAGTTCATGGCCTCCAACCTAAAGGATCTAAGCCGGTCCTTGAACTACCGCATGAGCAAGGCAGATATCTCCGGCAGGCAGATGGGGCAAACATGTTTGCCGATTGAAATAGCGAACAACGTCATTTCTGTCATGGAAAAAATCTTTCCCGATAAGAGTTTCCGTATTAATACATCCTTGCCGAATAACTTCAGTTGGCCCATGGAGCGTCAGGACCTATCAGAGTTATTCGGTAACCTGCTCGAAAACGGCGGGAAATGGAGTCAGGCTGAGATTGACGTTTCAATAAGCCAGACCGATTCCGGGCTAACGATAGAAGTTGCAGACGACGGCCCTGGGATTACTCCAGAAGCGGCCTCAAAAGTGATGGATAGAGGTTCCCGGCTTGACGAAACCGTTTCTGGATTTGGATTGGGACTGTCCATCGTGTCCGAAATACTAGAAGACAATTTCGGACGGATGAACATTGGCCCCTCAGAAACAGGGGGCGCCAGAATTACAGTTGTGCTTCCTTTCCCAGAGTAG
- a CDS encoding response regulator transcription factor, with protein MKVLIVEDNAVLAEKISVWLAKENFTVDVAQNGKEANFFVETSSYQAIILDIGLPDENGLSLMQKWRSSGRDEAILILTARSNWTERVEGLNAGADDYLPKPFEFDELKARLSAIIRRKDGRATDKIIVDGFLLNATYRTLTTPDHKEFRLTATEYRLLQCFLRSPDRVFSQDELVEALYNIERCPTRNVVQVYIARLRKILGKKRIKTLRGQGYYFARDSLQKRVEA; from the coding sequence ATGAAGGTTCTAATTGTCGAAGACAACGCGGTACTCGCAGAAAAAATCTCCGTTTGGCTTGCGAAGGAAAACTTTACTGTAGATGTTGCCCAAAACGGAAAAGAGGCAAATTTCTTCGTAGAGACAAGCAGTTATCAGGCGATCATTCTGGATATAGGACTGCCCGACGAGAACGGGCTTTCTTTGATGCAAAAATGGAGAAGCAGTGGCAGAGATGAAGCTATTCTTATTTTAACTGCCCGCTCCAACTGGACAGAGAGAGTTGAGGGCTTGAATGCCGGGGCAGACGATTATCTTCCAAAACCCTTCGAATTCGATGAACTAAAAGCTCGACTTAGCGCCATAATACGAAGAAAAGACGGGCGAGCAACTGATAAGATCATCGTGGATGGTTTTCTACTTAATGCAACCTATAGAACCCTAACAACTCCCGATCATAAAGAGTTCAGACTAACCGCAACGGAGTACCGCCTTTTACAATGCTTTCTTCGCTCTCCTGACAGAGTTTTCTCACAGGACGAACTTGTTGAAGCACTCTATAATATCGAAAGGTGCCCAACCAGAAATGTCGTTCAAGTCTACATAGCCAGGCTCAGAAAGATACTCGGAAAAAAACGAATAAAAACATTGAGAGGACAAGGATATTACTTTGCAAGAGATTCTCTTCAAAAAAGGGTTGAAGCTTAA